A window of Cohnella herbarum contains these coding sequences:
- a CDS encoding metal ABC transporter ATP-binding protein: protein MNTSADLQQAGCHQEIIRLDGVSFSFDSQVILSDVSFKIMERDFVGLIGSNGAGKTTLLRMIVGLTRPQSGSISLFGTPAERFKDWNLIGYVPQRNHFNPLFPATVREVVISGLYGRKKLFRRISSEDAGRCEDALGALKIQDLADKRIGALSGGQQQRVFLARALINNPKLLILDEPLSGIDIETQTNFFHMIKHMHQRHNITFLMVSHDMDMVRSYLGQEPKERSGKLSFYVRHSHDLENCEGTDLLHSLRKEG, encoded by the coding sequence ATGAACACGAGCGCGGATTTGCAACAGGCGGGATGCCATCAGGAGATCATCCGGCTGGACGGAGTGTCTTTCTCCTTCGACTCCCAAGTCATCCTGTCGGATGTTTCCTTTAAGATCATGGAACGGGATTTCGTCGGTTTAATCGGATCCAACGGAGCCGGGAAGACGACGCTGCTGAGGATGATCGTAGGATTAACGCGTCCTCAGAGCGGCAGTATTTCTTTGTTCGGGACTCCGGCGGAACGGTTTAAAGATTGGAACCTGATCGGTTACGTTCCGCAAAGAAACCATTTCAACCCGTTATTTCCCGCGACGGTCAGGGAAGTCGTTATATCCGGATTGTACGGCCGCAAGAAGCTGTTCCGGAGAATATCGAGCGAAGATGCCGGCCGATGCGAGGACGCCTTGGGAGCGTTGAAAATCCAAGACCTCGCCGATAAGAGAATCGGAGCGCTATCTGGCGGCCAGCAACAACGCGTCTTTCTTGCTCGTGCGCTGATCAATAATCCTAAGCTCCTTATTTTGGACGAGCCTTTGTCGGGAATCGATATCGAGACGCAGACGAACTTTTTTCACATGATCAAACACATGCACCAACGGCACAACATTACGTTCTTGATGGTTTCCCACGACATGGATATGGTACGTTCTTATTTGGGACAGGAGCCGAAAGAAAGAAGCGGCAAGCTGTCGTTCTACGTCCGTCATTCTCACGATCTGGAAAATTGCGAAGGCACGGATTTGCTGCACTCCCTGCGGAAAGAAGGTTAG
- a CDS encoding metal ABC transporter permease, translating to MDILTAEFFQRALIGGALIAVTAPLMGLFLVLRRLAMIGDTLAHVSIAGVALGFLIEVYPVAVGLVFAILASFAIEMLRRMYRTYAELSIAIIMSGGIALASLLFTMGKGFNLDVTSYMFGSIYTLDRTDLLVIAAVTVIVLTMVLIHKKELFLLTFDEDAAAVSGLPVKYFNIMLSILTALVISASIKIVGALLVSALLTIPAACSLALSRSFKSAIILVVIIGELAVLAGLWFAGVWNLAPGGTIVLLLIGILAVSIMTKRIIRA from the coding sequence TTGGATATTTTGACGGCTGAATTTTTTCAGAGGGCTTTGATCGGGGGCGCTCTGATCGCGGTGACGGCTCCGCTCATGGGGCTGTTTCTCGTGTTGAGAAGGTTGGCGATGATCGGAGATACGCTCGCTCACGTCAGCATCGCCGGGGTCGCGCTCGGATTTTTGATTGAAGTGTACCCTGTGGCGGTCGGGTTAGTGTTCGCGATATTGGCGTCGTTCGCCATAGAAATGCTGCGCCGCATGTATCGAACTTATGCCGAATTATCGATCGCGATTATTATGTCCGGAGGAATCGCCTTAGCTTCGTTGCTGTTTACGATGGGAAAGGGCTTTAATTTAGATGTAACCTCGTATATGTTCGGCAGTATTTATACGCTTGACCGTACGGATTTATTGGTTATCGCCGCCGTAACCGTCATTGTTCTCACAATGGTGCTTATACATAAGAAAGAGCTTTTCCTACTCACCTTTGACGAGGATGCGGCGGCGGTTAGCGGGTTGCCGGTCAAATATTTCAACATTATGCTGAGTATTTTGACGGCGCTAGTGATCAGCGCTTCGATCAAGATCGTCGGCGCATTGCTAGTCTCCGCGCTACTGACGATTCCGGCTGCTTGCAGCCTTGCGTTGTCGCGCAGTTTCAAGTCGGCGATCATTCTGGTCGTCATCATCGGCGAGCTCGCCGTACTGGCGGGCTTATGGTTCGCCGGCGTTTGGAATTTAGCTCCGGGAGGCACGATCGTGCTTCTGTTGATCGGCATTCTGGCGGTATCGATCATGACGAAACGTATTATTCGGGCTTAG
- a CDS encoding cytochrome c biogenesis CcdA family protein: MADVNVGIAFAAGLASFISPCCLPLYPAYLSYITGVSVNQIKTDTSRSMRFKTMSHTFFFILGFSVVFFALAYGANVFADVFRDYQDTIRKISAIFIVLMGLFLMGIFQPHLLMKERKLNMKWRPAGYLGSFVFGIGFSAGWSPCVGPILGSILLLAASNPGTWAGLTTAYSLGFALPFFVLAFFLGSTRWILKYSSLLMKIGGAIMILMGILLFTDKMTSITIYLQSITPAWLG, from the coding sequence TTGGCAGACGTTAACGTGGGAATCGCCTTCGCTGCAGGGCTCGCTTCCTTCATCTCCCCTTGCTGCTTGCCGCTCTATCCTGCTTATCTTTCTTATATTACCGGCGTATCCGTTAATCAGATCAAGACCGATACAAGCCGCAGCATGCGGTTTAAGACGATGAGCCATACTTTTTTCTTTATTCTCGGATTTTCGGTCGTCTTTTTCGCGCTTGCCTATGGGGCCAACGTGTTCGCCGACGTCTTCCGCGACTATCAGGATACGATCCGCAAAATATCGGCAATCTTCATCGTACTGATGGGACTTTTTCTAATGGGGATATTCCAACCGCATCTTCTCATGAAGGAGCGTAAGCTGAATATGAAATGGAGACCGGCCGGTTACTTGGGCTCCTTCGTATTCGGAATAGGCTTCTCGGCGGGGTGGTCCCCTTGCGTTGGCCCGATTCTAGGCTCTATCCTATTGCTGGCTGCCAGTAATCCCGGTACTTGGGCGGGACTCACGACCGCGTATTCGTTAGGATTTGCGCTTCCGTTCTTCGTGCTTGCCTTCTTCCTGGGCTCGACGAGATGGATTTTGAAATATTCCAGCCTGCTGATGAAGATCGGCGGAGCGATCATGATCTTGATGGGTATTCTTCTCTTTACCGATAAGATGACTTCGATCACGATTTATTTGCAATCCATTACGCCGGCTTGGCTCGGTTAA
- the splB gene encoding spore photoproduct lyase: MSKTPIELPTRAGKETALFVPELVYFEPSALDYPKGRRILDWVKERGLPYRMTTSHNRITNLPGDSELEQYKISKRTLVVGIRKTLKFDTSKPSAEYAMPLATGCMGHCHYCYLQTTLGAKPYIRVYVNMDDILDATKKYIEERSPEITRFEAACTSDPIGLEHLTGSLADAITFMADQPLGRLRFVTKFHHVDSLLPLKHNGNTRIRFSVNADYVIRNFEPATSRFHERIEAAGKIGRAGYPLGFIIAPIIWYDGWEEGYAELLEKLSQALPPDATRDLTFELIQHRFTKTAKTIIEKRYPKTKLEMDEAKRKKKWGRWGQHKYVYPDEQAEALREFITERIFEHFPNAKLEYFT, translated from the coding sequence ATGAGCAAAACTCCAATTGAATTGCCGACTCGCGCCGGGAAAGAAACCGCCTTATTCGTACCAGAGCTTGTTTACTTCGAGCCGTCTGCTCTGGACTACCCGAAAGGCCGGCGCATTCTCGATTGGGTCAAGGAACGAGGGCTCCCGTACCGAATGACGACCTCGCACAACCGGATTACGAATTTGCCGGGAGATTCGGAGCTTGAACAATATAAAATTTCCAAACGCACCCTTGTCGTCGGAATTAGGAAAACCTTAAAATTCGACACATCCAAGCCGTCCGCGGAATATGCGATGCCGCTCGCGACCGGGTGCATGGGACATTGCCATTATTGCTATTTACAAACGACGCTGGGAGCCAAGCCGTACATTCGAGTATACGTCAATATGGACGATATCCTTGATGCGACCAAAAAATACATCGAGGAACGTTCGCCCGAAATCACGCGATTCGAAGCCGCTTGTACGTCGGATCCTATCGGTCTCGAGCATCTCACGGGCTCCTTAGCCGACGCGATCACGTTCATGGCAGACCAGCCGCTCGGCCGTCTTCGCTTCGTGACGAAATTCCATCATGTGGATTCGCTGCTTCCGCTTAAGCATAATGGCAATACCCGCATTCGCTTCAGCGTTAACGCCGATTACGTCATTCGCAACTTCGAGCCCGCTACGTCCCGCTTTCACGAGAGAATCGAAGCCGCTGGCAAGATCGGCCGGGCAGGATATCCTTTAGGCTTCATCATCGCCCCCATCATCTGGTACGACGGCTGGGAGGAAGGTTACGCGGAGCTGTTGGAGAAACTATCGCAAGCACTCCCTCCCGATGCAACGCGCGATTTAACGTTCGAGCTCATTCAGCATCGGTTTACGAAGACGGCCAAAACGATAATCGAAAAAAGATATCCGAAAACGAAGCTCGAAATGGACGAAGCGAAGCGGAAGAAAAAATGGGGCCGCTGGGGACAGCACAAATACGTCTATCCCGACGAACAAGCGGAAGCGCTCCGCGAATTCATCACGGAGCGCATTTTCGAACATTTTCCGAACGCGAAGCTCGAATACTTCACCTAA
- the mntR gene encoding transcriptional regulator MntR — MPTPSMEDYLERIYRLIEEKGYARVSDIAEGLEVHPSSVTKMIQKLDKDSYLIYEKYRGLVLTNKGKKMGKRLVDRHLLLENFLQIIGVQEDKIYGDVEGIEHHLSWDSITCIETLVEYFNRDPSRGEELSKLRAELDND, encoded by the coding sequence TTGCCAACCCCAAGCATGGAAGATTATTTGGAACGGATCTATCGGTTGATTGAAGAGAAAGGGTACGCCCGGGTCTCAGATATCGCCGAGGGGCTGGAAGTGCATCCTTCATCGGTCACGAAAATGATCCAGAAGTTGGATAAGGACAGCTATTTAATTTACGAAAAATACAGAGGCCTTGTCTTAACGAACAAAGGGAAGAAGATGGGAAAACGGCTCGTAGACCGTCATCTGCTTCTGGAGAACTTCCTGCAGATCATCGGAGTCCAGGAAGATAAGATTTACGGCGACGTTGAAGGAATCGAACATCATCTAAGCTGGGATTCCATAACGTGCATCGAAACGTTAGTCGAATATTTCAATCGGGATCCTTCCCGCGGCGAAGAATTAAGCAAATTACGCGCCGAGCTGGATAACGACTGA
- a CDS encoding patatin-like phospholipase family protein, producing MQTTPVNAVFEGGGVKGISLTGAVYAAEKCGVIFNRVAGTSSGSIIAALIAAGYRAEEMKEIIEKKPFKTLLRRNPIFDIKLIGPAVRLWLCKGLYSGDAIEQWIASVLAEKGIKTFGDLPNGKLRIVASDITNGRLIVLPQDIVHYGIAPESFPVAKAIRMSTSIPYFFDPVILKQPAKERKKNTVRTKFSYVVDGGLLSNFPLWLFEDNVPAESRIPVIGFQMVGRSDTQPHPISGPVSMFQAMFETMLSAHDERYIEKHNAIRTIKIPTLGVSTTQFNLTPQKSLELYQSGIAAGEKFFRSWDRKLGTLRVSISKSP from the coding sequence ATGCAGACGACTCCGGTTAATGCGGTGTTCGAGGGCGGAGGCGTGAAAGGGATATCGCTTACAGGCGCTGTATATGCGGCGGAAAAGTGCGGCGTTATTTTTAATCGGGTCGCTGGCACTTCCTCGGGAAGCATAATCGCTGCATTGATCGCAGCCGGGTATCGAGCGGAAGAGATGAAGGAAATTATCGAGAAGAAGCCCTTCAAGACTTTGTTGCGACGGAATCCGATTTTCGATATCAAATTGATCGGGCCGGCCGTCAGGTTATGGCTGTGCAAAGGATTGTATTCGGGAGACGCAATAGAACAGTGGATCGCGAGCGTTCTAGCGGAGAAGGGAATTAAGACGTTCGGGGATTTGCCGAACGGCAAGTTAAGAATCGTCGCTTCGGATATTACGAACGGAAGATTGATCGTATTGCCTCAAGACATCGTTCATTATGGAATCGCTCCGGAATCGTTTCCGGTTGCGAAGGCCATACGAATGAGTACGAGCATACCTTATTTTTTCGATCCGGTTATCCTGAAGCAACCGGCTAAGGAACGCAAGAAAAATACGGTGCGTACGAAGTTTTCATACGTCGTTGACGGAGGGCTTCTTAGTAATTTTCCATTATGGTTGTTCGAGGACAATGTGCCGGCGGAGTCGCGCATCCCCGTCATCGGCTTTCAGATGGTCGGTCGCTCGGATACTCAACCTCACCCGATCTCGGGACCGGTGTCGATGTTCCAAGCGATGTTCGAAACGATGCTAAGCGCCCATGATGAACGGTACATCGAGAAGCATAATGCCATTCGCACGATCAAGATCCCGACTCTCGGGGTAAGCACGACTCAATTTAATCTGACCCCGCAAAAGAGCTTAGAGCTGTATCAATCCGGAATCGCGGCAGGGGAGAAGTTCTTCCGTAGCTGGGACCGCAAGCTTGGCACTCTCCGAGTATCGATATCGAAAAGTCCGTAA
- a CDS encoding WYL domain-containing protein has protein sequence MPQVKCHTVLSSPHTLILKGKQWYLKAYCLEKEQFRLFKSGHEEISSKFSPP, from the coding sequence ATGCCGCAGGTGAAATGTCACACCGTATTGTCGAGCCCTCATACTCTCATTCTCAAGGGAAAGCAATGGTACCTGAAAGCCTACTGTCTGGAGAAAGAACAGTTCCGGCTGTTCAAAAGTGGACATGAGGAGATCAGCTCAAAGTTTTCGCCCCCATGA
- a CDS encoding DUF1801 domain-containing protein: protein MRAIDNTKVAAVFDHYPEHIQKKLLFLRQLILDTAAETTGIDTVEETLKWGEPSYIAKRGSTIRIDWKKSTPHRYAMYFNCNTKLVDTFKELYREKFNYEGNRAIVFDENEEIPVDELKQCILLSLTYHTRKHLPMLGI from the coding sequence TTGCGGGCGATCGACAACACGAAGGTGGCAGCAGTATTCGACCATTACCCGGAACACATTCAGAAGAAATTGTTGTTTCTTCGCCAATTAATTCTGGATACTGCAGCAGAGACAACAGGCATTGATACAGTGGAAGAGACACTAAAATGGGGTGAACCTAGTTACATCGCAAAAAGGGGGAGTACAATCAGAATAGACTGGAAAAAGTCAACCCCACATCGATATGCAATGTATTTTAACTGCAATACGAAGCTGGTCGACACATTCAAGGAGCTTTATAGAGAAAAATTCAACTATGAAGGCAATCGGGCGATTGTGTTCGATGAAAACGAAGAAATACCAGTAGATGAATTAAAACAATGCATTTTATTGTCTCTCACTTACCATACCCGAAAACATCTTCCAATGCTGGGCATATGA